The following are encoded in a window of Kitasatospora fiedleri genomic DNA:
- a CDS encoding YhgE/Pip family protein, which produces MTEVVQSKLQAQVDSAVHEAYVRAVYGELTDFRKELAVASEGAQQLVGATGTAQQGSAALASAAVGLHAGTERIGAGAQQISQAVGQVDQAAEALTKAATDRLPQAAAQLVTAASVAAEGLHTLHTGTSQVRAGADTALADLRQLATNHPELAQDAVFARALRDAEQADATAAGIDDRAAAADTGAQQNLAAARDLQRTATAVQQNAAALNSPLRLLDSGTAEVAAGTSTVAGGLDALRAGADAAKSAADQAHDGATRLAGTVDDGLHRIPELTDQQIAGAAQVLGTPARIDRTNLHPAGVYGRGMAPFFFGIALWVFGLFAYLLLRPVNRRALAGRARSATVAAAGWLPAAVLGAVAALVLYAVVDLGLGLDPAHPWATVALLVLGAASFVAVDHFLRTWLGVAGDVLSLVLLVLQLTAAGGLYPMPTTPAFFQAVHPLLPMTYLIDGLRVTVSGGQAAHLLRDGVVLAGFGAVFLALTALAVRRQRVWTVARLHPDIEL; this is translated from the coding sequence ATGACCGAGGTGGTGCAGTCCAAGCTCCAGGCCCAGGTCGACTCGGCGGTGCACGAGGCGTACGTCCGCGCGGTCTACGGCGAACTGACCGACTTCCGCAAGGAGTTGGCGGTGGCCTCGGAGGGCGCCCAGCAGCTGGTCGGGGCGACCGGGACGGCGCAGCAGGGAAGTGCGGCGCTCGCCTCGGCGGCCGTCGGACTGCACGCGGGCACCGAGCGGATCGGTGCCGGGGCGCAGCAGATCAGCCAGGCCGTCGGGCAGGTCGACCAGGCCGCCGAGGCACTGACCAAGGCGGCGACCGACCGGCTGCCGCAGGCCGCCGCCCAGTTGGTGACGGCCGCCTCGGTGGCCGCCGAGGGGCTGCACACCCTGCACACCGGCACCTCGCAGGTCCGCGCGGGCGCCGACACCGCCCTCGCCGATCTGCGCCAACTCGCGACCAACCATCCGGAGTTGGCTCAGGACGCGGTGTTCGCCCGGGCGCTGCGCGACGCCGAGCAGGCGGACGCCACCGCCGCCGGGATCGACGACCGGGCGGCGGCGGCCGACACCGGCGCGCAGCAGAACCTGGCCGCCGCCCGCGACCTGCAGCGCACCGCGACCGCCGTGCAGCAGAACGCCGCCGCCCTGAACAGCCCGCTGCGGCTGCTGGACAGCGGCACCGCCGAGGTCGCCGCGGGGACGTCGACGGTGGCCGGCGGCCTGGACGCGCTGCGGGCGGGCGCGGACGCCGCGAAGTCCGCCGCCGACCAGGCGCACGACGGCGCGACCCGGCTGGCGGGCACCGTGGACGACGGGCTGCACCGCATCCCGGAGCTGACCGACCAGCAGATCGCGGGCGCCGCCCAGGTGCTGGGCACCCCGGCCCGAATCGACCGGACCAACCTGCACCCGGCGGGCGTGTACGGGCGCGGGATGGCCCCGTTCTTCTTCGGCATCGCGCTCTGGGTGTTCGGCCTGTTCGCGTACCTGCTGCTGCGGCCGGTCAACCGCCGGGCGCTGGCCGGGCGGGCCCGGTCGGCGACGGTGGCCGCCGCCGGGTGGCTGCCCGCCGCGGTGCTGGGCGCGGTGGCGGCGCTGGTGCTGTACGCGGTGGTGGACCTGGGGCTGGGGCTGGACCCGGCGCACCCGTGGGCCACCGTCGCGCTGCTGGTGCTGGGCGCGGCCTCGTTCGTGGCGGTCGACCACTTCCTGCGGACCTGGCTGGGGGTGGCGGGCGACGTGCTGTCGCTGGTGCTGCTGGTCCTCCAGCTGACCGCGGCCGGCGGCCTGTACCCGATGCCCACCACCCCGGCGTTCTTCCAGGCCGTGCACCCGCTGCTGCCGATGACGTACCTGATCGACGGGCTGCGGGTCACCGTCTCCGGCGGCCAGGCCGCCCACCTGCTGCGCGACGGGGTCGTGCTGGCCGGCTTCGGCGCCGTGTTCCTCGCCCTCACCGCGCTGGCGGTGCGCCGCCAGCGGGTGTGGACGGTGGCCCGCCTGCACCCGGACATCGAACTGTGA
- a CDS encoding type 1 periplasmic-binding domain-containing protein, whose translation MSWDVTQARAREVTGEILKAQLPDTPPAERDRAQQFHLQLRTLALLEDLRRAHRSWAPDARARKRRVPPVVFVPRADAASGALRVLGAISDVRSRRSEQDPLLVLAAVAHADVAAWLEDDHPAPVGVHALGARRGPYEDWVSDLRVRQAPSRGRALAWTLPVRLTRLQLQAGETTRLAPVPVRRSWWFLWSRWSVLLALVLVAAGAGLRVQQLSEKYCEARLVGSNPDAVWRTDPGGTRECIGVGTGSVTFAGDAGGIRLSGELPGAGADRTGADIGLRTLEDAIRRENDRVAALPNVRYVTVVYAGSLTTAAGQDGRALNSLKELAGVHLAQVRNNAGDPLKIKVLVANGGQDMYFQTEMVHRIVDLAARDRSIAGVVGLGRDTSDSDTALTLLQQAGLAVVSTTNSASYLARGHVNYFGLAATDQEEAAALRLIVDGLATPPQDRWAAVLTRTPTPDDRYSPEHARYGSAMLTDAGYRLIGDRPLEYGLTPNGDPDYEAALATACHGDHPPAVLYLAGRADDVDQLMHRLASDKGCARPLAVLTGDDLTKAQFRTGGTAMAPQATLYYTALSDPAATARGSDLAATAASVLHLAPAGANPYEDDVFSDGSLALAYDATAALQAGAAKAGASQLTGTGSVMAALRAVQLNNRPTGTVDFREVGPLATEPQPGHGLHIIRVRRDAQGAPVTDHLCGRPAGETAPLTGCVP comes from the coding sequence ATGTCGTGGGACGTCACGCAGGCCCGGGCCCGCGAGGTGACCGGGGAGATCCTCAAGGCCCAACTGCCGGACACCCCGCCCGCGGAGCGGGACCGCGCCCAGCAGTTCCACCTCCAGCTGCGCACCCTGGCGCTGCTGGAGGACCTGCGCCGGGCGCACCGCTCCTGGGCACCGGACGCCCGGGCCCGCAAGCGCCGCGTCCCGCCGGTGGTCTTCGTGCCCCGGGCGGACGCCGCGAGCGGCGCGCTGCGGGTGCTCGGCGCGATCTCGGACGTGCGCAGCCGCCGCAGCGAGCAGGACCCGCTGCTGGTGCTGGCGGCCGTCGCGCACGCCGACGTGGCGGCCTGGCTGGAGGACGACCACCCGGCGCCGGTCGGGGTGCACGCCCTGGGGGCGCGCCGCGGCCCGTACGAGGACTGGGTGAGCGACCTGCGGGTGCGGCAGGCGCCGAGCCGGGGGCGGGCGCTGGCCTGGACGCTGCCGGTGCGGCTGACCAGGCTGCAGTTGCAGGCGGGCGAGACCACCCGGCTGGCGCCGGTGCCGGTGCGCCGCTCCTGGTGGTTCCTGTGGTCGCGCTGGTCGGTGCTGCTGGCGCTGGTGCTGGTGGCGGCCGGGGCGGGGCTGCGGGTGCAGCAGCTGTCCGAGAAGTACTGCGAGGCCCGGCTGGTGGGGTCGAACCCGGACGCGGTGTGGCGCACCGACCCGGGCGGGACGCGGGAGTGCATCGGCGTGGGCACCGGGTCGGTGACCTTCGCGGGCGACGCCGGCGGCATCCGGCTGAGCGGCGAGCTGCCGGGTGCGGGGGCCGACCGCACCGGGGCGGACATCGGCCTGCGGACGCTGGAGGACGCGATCCGCCGCGAGAACGACCGGGTGGCCGCGCTGCCGAACGTCCGCTACGTGACCGTGGTGTACGCGGGTTCGCTGACCACTGCGGCCGGGCAGGACGGCCGGGCGCTGAACAGCCTGAAGGAGCTGGCCGGCGTCCACCTGGCGCAGGTCCGCAACAACGCGGGCGACCCGTTGAAGATCAAGGTGCTGGTCGCCAACGGCGGGCAGGACATGTACTTCCAGACCGAGATGGTGCACCGGATCGTCGACCTGGCCGCCCGCGACCGCTCGATCGCGGGCGTGGTCGGCCTGGGGCGGGACACCTCGGACAGCGACACCGCGCTCACCCTGCTCCAACAGGCCGGACTGGCCGTGGTCAGCACCACCAACTCGGCCAGCTACCTGGCCCGCGGCCACGTCAACTACTTCGGCCTGGCCGCCACCGACCAGGAGGAGGCGGCGGCGCTGCGCCTGATCGTGGACGGTCTGGCCACCCCGCCGCAGGACCGCTGGGCGGCCGTCCTGACCCGCACGCCCACGCCGGACGACCGCTACAGCCCCGAGCACGCCCGGTACGGCAGCGCGATGCTCACCGACGCCGGGTACCGCCTGATCGGCGACCGTCCCCTGGAGTACGGCCTGACCCCCAACGGGGACCCGGACTACGAGGCGGCGCTGGCCACGGCCTGCCACGGCGACCACCCGCCCGCCGTGCTCTACCTGGCCGGCCGGGCCGACGACGTCGACCAGCTGATGCACCGGCTGGCCAGCGACAAGGGCTGCGCCCGGCCGCTGGCCGTGCTGACCGGCGACGACCTGACCAAGGCCCAGTTCCGCACCGGCGGGACGGCGATGGCCCCGCAGGCCACCCTGTACTACACGGCGCTGAGCGACCCGGCCGCGACGGCCCGCGGCTCGGACCTCGCGGCGACCGCCGCGAGCGTCCTGCACCTGGCGCCCGCGGGGGCCAACCCGTACGAGGACGACGTGTTCTCGGACGGTTCGCTGGCCCTGGCCTACGACGCGACCGCCGCGCTCCAGGCGGGGGCCGCCAAGGCCGGGGCCTCGCAGCTGACCGGGACGGGCTCGGTGATGGCGGCGCTGCGCGCGGTGCAGCTGAACAACCGCCCGACCGGGACGGTGGACTTCCGCGAGGTCGGCCCGCTGGCCACCGAGCCCCAGCCGGGGCACGGGCTGCACATCATCCGGGTGCGGCGGGACGCGCAGGGCGCGCCGGTCACCGACCACCTGTGCGGCCGCCCGGCCGGGGAGACCGCGCCGCTCACCGGGTGCGTGCCCTGA
- a CDS encoding hemerythrin domain-containing protein: MTTDTITGTGAGTTQPREDVVEVLLAQHERIRRLFADVRDARGEHRQQAFDELRALLAVHETGEEMVVRPAAKRAAGEPEAAARNAEEAEANRALLELEKLDVTSAEFDARLIDFQQAVEAHAQHEETEEFPALRAAYDVEQRRTMGRRLLAAERLAPTHPHPGTAGKPALQWTVGPFASLLDRAKDAFTQHRD; this comes from the coding sequence ATGACCACCGACACGATCACCGGCACCGGGGCGGGAACGACGCAGCCGCGGGAGGACGTCGTCGAGGTCCTGCTGGCGCAGCACGAGCGGATTCGGCGGCTGTTCGCGGACGTGCGGGACGCCCGGGGCGAGCACCGGCAGCAGGCGTTCGACGAGCTGCGGGCGCTGCTGGCCGTCCACGAGACCGGCGAGGAGATGGTGGTGCGGCCCGCGGCCAAGCGCGCGGCGGGGGAGCCGGAGGCGGCGGCCCGCAACGCGGAGGAGGCCGAGGCCAACCGCGCCCTGCTGGAGCTGGAGAAGCTGGACGTGACGAGCGCCGAGTTCGACGCCCGGCTGATCGACTTCCAGCAGGCGGTCGAGGCGCACGCGCAGCACGAGGAGACGGAGGAGTTCCCGGCGCTGCGGGCCGCGTACGACGTCGAGCAGCGCCGGACGATGGGCCGCCGCCTGCTCGCGGCCGAACGCCTCGCGCCGACCCACCCCCACCCCGGCACGGCCGGCAAGCCCGCCCTCCAGTGGACGGTGGGCCCCTTCGCCTCCCTGCTGGACCGGGCCAAGGACGCCTTCACCCAGCACCGCGACTGA
- a CDS encoding SRPBCC family protein, which produces MAQRQRLIDSPPAQVWDLLADAHSYAQWVVGTQDILGADDRWPEVGAELRFRVGIGPVTLEDTCVVRICESGRRLELEAKAAPFGTARIAFTLIPWGRHTLLLLDEHPLRGLGARLENPLTELALHLRNRRLLGNLYRAATRDHAGRDSAGRRDSAASGLAGRR; this is translated from the coding sequence ATGGCACAGCGCCAACGACTGATCGACTCCCCGCCCGCACAGGTATGGGACCTGCTGGCCGACGCCCACAGCTACGCGCAGTGGGTGGTGGGCACCCAGGACATCCTGGGTGCGGACGACCGCTGGCCCGAGGTCGGGGCCGAACTCCGGTTCCGGGTCGGGATCGGCCCGGTCACCCTGGAGGACACCTGCGTGGTCCGGATCTGCGAATCCGGCCGCCGACTCGAACTGGAGGCCAAGGCCGCCCCCTTCGGCACCGCCCGGATCGCGTTCACCCTCATCCCCTGGGGCCGCCACACCCTGCTGCTCCTGGACGAGCATCCGCTGCGCGGCCTCGGCGCCCGGCTGGAGAACCCGCTGACCGAACTGGCCCTCCACCTGCGCAACCGCCGCCTGCTCGGCAACCTCTACCGCGCCGCCACCCGCGACCACGCCGGACGGGACTCCGCCGGACGACGGGACTCCGCCGCGAGCGGCCTGGCCGGGCGTCGCTGA
- a CDS encoding ROK family protein — protein sequence MSDPAFTVIDLGGTTLRTARYAPDDDTVTDVRRVPTDGIAAHPGLPVAALQARVLDQVAALAAEAVERHGSTAVAVAFAGPVTADGRALAAPTVWGGPGAHLPVRQLLEERLGLPVVVVNDLTAAVWRYVDPADDRPFCLITVSSGIGNKVYRAGEVLLDTEGHGGELGHWTVDTSPQAPPCDCGGRGHLGAIASGRGALAATRRAARTDPAGYARSTLAAAAPDPELLDNHTLVAAVRAEDPFATAALHGGITALASAITALFTAIGIRRHLLIGGFALAIGPRYAELLTAELERLGCFGLTGEEIRAMVVLGAEDDDSGLIGAGRLLAARGLAAAS from the coding sequence TTGTCCGACCCTGCGTTCACCGTCATCGACCTCGGCGGCACCACCCTGCGGACCGCCCGCTACGCACCGGACGACGACACCGTCACCGACGTCCGCCGGGTCCCCACCGACGGCATAGCCGCCCACCCCGGCCTGCCGGTGGCCGCCCTGCAAGCCCGGGTGCTCGACCAGGTCGCCGCGCTCGCCGCCGAAGCCGTCGAACGCCACGGCAGCACCGCCGTCGCCGTCGCCTTCGCCGGACCCGTCACCGCCGACGGCCGCGCCCTCGCCGCCCCCACCGTCTGGGGCGGCCCCGGCGCGCACCTGCCCGTCCGGCAGCTGCTGGAAGAACGCCTCGGCCTGCCCGTCGTCGTCGTCAACGACCTCACGGCGGCCGTCTGGCGCTACGTCGACCCCGCCGACGACCGGCCGTTCTGCCTGATCACGGTGAGCTCCGGCATCGGCAACAAGGTCTACCGCGCGGGCGAGGTCCTGCTCGACACCGAGGGCCACGGCGGCGAACTCGGCCACTGGACCGTCGACACCTCCCCCCAGGCCCCGCCCTGCGACTGCGGCGGACGCGGCCACCTCGGCGCGATCGCCTCCGGCCGCGGCGCCCTCGCCGCCACCCGCCGCGCCGCCCGCACCGACCCCGCCGGCTACGCCCGCTCCACGCTGGCGGCCGCCGCCCCCGACCCCGAACTCCTCGACAACCACACCCTGGTGGCCGCCGTCCGCGCCGAGGACCCCTTCGCCACCGCCGCCCTCCACGGCGGCATCACCGCACTCGCCTCCGCGATCACCGCCCTCTTCACCGCCATCGGCATCCGCCGCCACCTCCTGATCGGCGGCTTCGCCCTCGCCATCGGCCCCCGCTACGCCGAACTCCTCACCGCCGAACTCGAACGGCTCGGCTGCTTCGGGCTCACCGGCGAGGAGATCCGCGCGATGGTGGTGCTGGGGGCCGAGGACGACGACTCCGGTCTGATCGGGGCGGGTCGGCTGCTCGCTGCGCGGGGGCTGGCTGCGGCGTCCTGA
- a CDS encoding ATP-binding cassette domain-containing protein, translating into MRGPRGPVFENVDVVVPAGGLLVVHGPAGSGRTSVLLALAGRMRLGTGALRVGRHRAPGAGAGRVRRSVAVARADGAVAAEGRLRVRELVAERCWLEKGVTRRQVVEAARLLGLHLRGTTLVEDLPPLEALLLDVALALAARPPVLVVDAVDRDCPDGDRALAWRALATVAATGCTVLAAAAQPPSPPPPGTVLLALPHRADPDAPAATPVPASGQGVAA; encoded by the coding sequence GTGCGGGGCCCGCGCGGGCCGGTGTTCGAGAACGTGGACGTGGTGGTGCCCGCCGGCGGGCTGCTGGTGGTGCACGGGCCCGCCGGGTCGGGGCGGACCAGCGTGCTGCTGGCGCTGGCCGGCCGGATGCGGTTGGGCACGGGCGCGCTGCGGGTGGGCCGCCACCGGGCGCCGGGCGCGGGGGCCGGGCGGGTGCGGCGGTCGGTCGCGGTGGCCCGGGCGGACGGCGCGGTCGCCGCCGAGGGCCGGTTGCGGGTGCGTGAGCTGGTCGCCGAACGCTGCTGGCTGGAGAAGGGGGTGACCCGGCGGCAGGTGGTCGAGGCCGCCCGGCTGCTGGGCCTGCACCTGCGCGGCACGACCCTGGTGGAGGACCTCCCGCCGCTGGAGGCGCTGCTGCTGGACGTGGCGCTCGCGCTCGCGGCCCGCCCGCCCGTCCTGGTCGTGGACGCCGTGGACCGCGACTGCCCGGACGGCGACCGCGCGCTCGCCTGGCGGGCGCTGGCGACGGTGGCGGCCACCGGCTGCACCGTGCTGGCCGCCGCCGCCCAACCGCCCTCGCCGCCGCCCCCGGGCACCGTCCTGCTGGCCCTGCCGCACCGGGCCGACCCGGACGCCCCCGCCGCCACCCCCGTCCCCGCGTCCGGTCAGGGGGTGGCCGCGTGA
- a CDS encoding DUF6458 family protein, protein MGLGGCIILLAVGAILAFGVHWHLAGVNLTVVGVVLMAAGLIGVVVYARVLGRRRYLGGRGVDEVVIEERRDVL, encoded by the coding sequence ATGGGTCTCGGTGGCTGCATCATCCTGCTGGCGGTCGGAGCGATCCTCGCGTTCGGCGTGCACTGGCACCTGGCGGGCGTCAATCTCACGGTGGTCGGTGTCGTCCTGATGGCGGCGGGCCTGATCGGTGTCGTGGTGTACGCCCGCGTGCTGGGCCGCCGCCGCTACCTGGGCGGGCGCGGTGTCGACGAGGTGGTGATCGAGGAGCGCCGCGACGTGCTCTGA
- a CDS encoding PP2C family protein-serine/threonine phosphatase, protein MLLGGRLAQGLARAQRIDQQRETAIALQRAILGPDRLPPGFAARYEPATPPLEVGGDWYDTVPLPDGRIGIIVGDCVGRGLAAASVMGQLRSACRALLLQDHSPARTLAALDAFAAAIPGAVCTTVFCGVLDPATGVLRHSSAGHPPAVLARADGSTALLEGGRALPLAVRPGRPRPEATAVLPGRSTLLLYTDGLVERRREGLAEGIARAGRAVVAGAALPTADLPEHVTDLLRPAEGFEDDVAVLLYRQPAVLTLSFPARPQELPAARAALRAWLAECGVPAGAAREVSAAGAAALAESFADGAEAPPDPDRPDRPDRLDGDGPRSPDGTVRLTARATADRLRVTVTRAGAPRRWWSRPPCRRAETAAGARPEPAEAPAGPPVGALPGLPPGSFPAFRPLGSLAGGPGSRLFGRSR, encoded by the coding sequence GTGCTGCTGGGCGGCCGCCTGGCCCAGGGGCTGGCCCGGGCCCAGCGGATCGACCAGCAGCGCGAGACGGCCATCGCCCTCCAGCGGGCCATCCTGGGCCCGGACCGGCTGCCGCCGGGCTTCGCCGCCCGCTACGAGCCGGCCACCCCGCCGCTGGAGGTCGGCGGCGACTGGTACGACACCGTGCCGCTGCCCGACGGCCGGATCGGCATCATCGTCGGCGACTGCGTCGGGCGCGGCCTGGCCGCGGCCAGCGTGATGGGCCAGCTGCGCAGCGCCTGCCGGGCGCTGCTGCTCCAGGACCACAGCCCGGCCCGGACGCTCGCCGCGCTGGACGCGTTCGCCGCCGCCATCCCCGGCGCGGTCTGCACCACCGTGTTCTGCGGCGTCCTCGACCCGGCCACGGGTGTGCTGCGCCACTCCAGCGCCGGGCACCCGCCCGCCGTGCTGGCCCGGGCCGACGGCTCCACGGCCCTGCTCGAAGGGGGCCGCGCCCTGCCGCTGGCCGTCCGCCCCGGCCGGCCCCGGCCGGAGGCCACCGCGGTGCTGCCCGGCCGCTCCACGCTGCTGCTGTACACGGACGGGCTGGTGGAGCGGCGGCGCGAGGGCCTGGCGGAGGGCATCGCTCGGGCCGGCCGGGCGGTCGTGGCGGGCGCGGCCCTGCCCACCGCCGATCTGCCCGAGCACGTGACGGACCTGCTGCGCCCCGCCGAGGGCTTCGAGGACGACGTCGCCGTCCTGCTGTACCGGCAGCCCGCCGTCCTGACCCTGTCCTTCCCGGCCCGGCCGCAGGAGCTGCCGGCCGCCCGCGCGGCCCTGCGCGCCTGGCTGGCGGAGTGCGGCGTCCCGGCCGGGGCGGCCCGGGAGGTGTCGGCCGCCGGGGCGGCGGCCCTCGCCGAGTCCTTCGCGGACGGTGCCGAGGCCCCGCCCGACCCCGACCGCCCCGACCGCCCCGACCGCCTCGACGGCGACGGCCCGCGCTCCCCCGACGGCACCGTTCGGCTGACCGCCCGGGCCACCGCCGACCGGCTGCGGGTGACGGTCACCCGCGCCGGGGCCCCGAGGCGCTGGTGGTCCAGGCCGCCCTGTCGGCGGGCTGAGACGGCGGCCGGGGCCCGCCCGGAGCCCGCTGAGGCCCCCGCCGGACCCCCTGTCGGGGCCCTGCCAGGTCTCCCACCTGGGAGTTTTCCGGCGTTCCGGCCACTGGGTAGCCTCGCCGGGGGTCCGGGATCACGGCTGTTCGGCCGTTCCAGGTAG
- a CDS encoding STAS domain-containing protein has product MTDHTPGPPEPTVLHLSGDLDHDSERELAEAVDAAVTRSTGALVLDVSAVTFADSSALRTLVLTQQRMEAADCALVLLGPLAPAVRRLLEITATDDYFTVVESLPQAREAAAALLRRHPHGTGAG; this is encoded by the coding sequence ATGACCGACCACACCCCAGGGCCGCCCGAACCCACGGTGCTGCACCTGAGCGGCGATCTCGACCACGACAGCGAACGCGAACTCGCCGAGGCCGTGGACGCCGCCGTCACCCGCAGCACCGGCGCACTCGTCCTGGACGTCTCGGCGGTCACCTTCGCCGACTCCTCCGCGCTGCGGACCCTGGTGCTCACCCAGCAGCGGATGGAAGCCGCGGACTGCGCGCTCGTCCTGCTCGGCCCGCTCGCGCCCGCGGTCCGGCGCCTGCTGGAGATCACCGCGACCGACGACTACTTCACCGTCGTCGAGAGCCTGCCGCAGGCCAGGGAGGCCGCCGCCGCACTGCTGCGCCGCCACCCGCACGGAACCGGAGCCGGGTGA
- a CDS encoding YhgE/Pip domain-containing protein, producing the protein MTAVRLAWLELRRFRGPLRRLVPLLLCLIPLLYGAMYLWANWDPYGKTDRIPVAVVDLDRPAVAEGGRPVDAGAQLVEQLKASGTFGWQFVDAGTADAGLRGAGTRSRSRSRRTSAPGWRPPPTRSRSRAASCCG; encoded by the coding sequence GTGACCGCCGTCCGGCTCGCCTGGCTCGAACTGCGCCGCTTCCGCGGCCCGCTGCGCCGGCTGGTGCCGCTGCTGCTGTGCCTGATCCCGCTGCTGTACGGGGCGATGTACCTGTGGGCGAACTGGGACCCGTACGGGAAGACCGACCGAATCCCGGTCGCCGTGGTGGACCTGGACCGGCCCGCCGTCGCCGAGGGGGGCCGGCCGGTGGACGCCGGGGCGCAGCTGGTGGAGCAGTTGAAGGCGTCCGGCACCTTCGGCTGGCAGTTCGTCGACGCGGGGACGGCCGACGCCGGGCTGCGCGGGGCCGGTACGCGTTCACGGTCGAGATCCCGGCGGACTTCAGCGCCCGGCTGGCGACCGCCACCGACGCGCAGCCGCAGCAGGGCGGCATCCTGCTGCGGCTGA